In Anaerolineales bacterium, the following are encoded in one genomic region:
- a CDS encoding ABC transporter permease subunit encodes MKEKKSNVWKSITLGVAVLLGVLVYAYGAEVTRVNLGELQSERRQESLVRVLRAIFRPDIFQYDQVEDIRVAPIYITCPAGGAPEVQADPGDGDSYITVTPACGAPGDVVHVQGFNFAPRAEGPLRFVPGTDPASNVSLGQNFVETDAEGSFATDFTLPARESDDVQYIRVSMRQNEGLPYFTQNARDTWDKIVETVYMALLATTIGTILAIPISFTAARNLMRPVRSPIASIALNILGWAAGIYLAYQFTLWIGDFTRSYVTVLPLALVSAVLIPVIGNFAIRWAIPVEDEVNPPLALRVTRGAVIFAVIALGIYAFYALAGAMSNLGPQLAARFSSVAFLGNFLFRLGEILTLLVPTIAALLGGGALGSMLARIGQQATERLPSGAVKTMNIVLGGLVGAVIFGLLGAAAEWLYQIGNPVSTLWIPAAIGAAGGVLLALLTQPKDTLPVGTALYFVIRTILNALRSIEALVMAIVFVIAVGIGPFAGMMALALHTVVSLAKLYSEQVESIADGPMEAVQATGANRLQTIIYAVVPQIIPPYIAYTLYRWDINVRMSTIIGFVGGGGIGFLLQQNINLLNYRGASTQMVAIAIVVATLDYISSVVRERYT; translated from the coding sequence ATGAAAGAGAAGAAATCGAACGTTTGGAAGTCGATTACGCTGGGCGTGGCCGTTTTGCTGGGTGTACTGGTCTATGCCTATGGCGCTGAGGTCACCCGGGTTAACCTGGGCGAGCTGCAGAGCGAACGCCGCCAAGAGAGCTTGGTGCGCGTGCTGCGCGCCATCTTCCGCCCCGACATCTTCCAATACGACCAAGTGGAAGACATCCGCGTGGCGCCTATCTACATCACCTGCCCGGCTGGCGGCGCCCCTGAAGTGCAGGCGGACCCCGGCGATGGCGATAGTTACATCACCGTGACGCCGGCCTGCGGCGCCCCCGGTGACGTGGTCCATGTACAAGGCTTCAACTTTGCACCGAGGGCGGAAGGCCCGCTGCGTTTCGTGCCCGGCACTGACCCGGCCAGCAATGTATCGCTGGGGCAGAACTTCGTGGAGACGGATGCGGAAGGCAGCTTCGCTACGGACTTCACCCTGCCGGCCCGCGAAAGCGATGACGTGCAGTACATCCGCGTCAGCATGCGCCAGAATGAAGGCTTGCCTTACTTCACCCAAAATGCGCGTGATACCTGGGACAAGATCGTGGAAACGGTCTATATGGCTTTGTTGGCGACCACGATTGGTACCATCCTGGCCATTCCGATCAGCTTTACCGCCGCCCGCAACCTGATGCGGCCGGTGCGCAGCCCGATCGCCAGCATTGCGCTTAACATCCTGGGTTGGGCCGCCGGCATCTATCTCGCCTATCAGTTCACTTTATGGATCGGTGACTTTACTCGATCCTATGTGACTGTGCTGCCGCTGGCCTTAGTCAGCGCGGTGCTCATCCCGGTCATCGGCAACTTTGCCATCCGCTGGGCCATCCCGGTGGAGGACGAGGTTAATCCGCCACTGGCTTTGCGGGTCACGCGCGGCGCCGTCATTTTTGCCGTGATCGCCCTGGGCATTTACGCCTTCTATGCGCTGGCTGGAGCCATGAGCAATTTAGGCCCCCAGCTGGCGGCTCGCTTCTCTAGTGTAGCCTTCCTGGGCAATTTCCTGTTCCGCCTGGGTGAGATCCTGACCCTGCTGGTGCCTACCATTGCCGCCCTGCTGGGCGGTGGGGCGCTGGGCAGCATGCTGGCCCGCATTGGCCAGCAAGCCACCGAGCGCCTGCCGAGTGGCGCGGTCAAGACCATGAACATCGTGCTGGGCGGCCTGGTGGGCGCCGTGATCTTTGGCTTGCTGGGCGCCGCGGCGGAGTGGCTGTATCAAATCGGCAATCCGGTCAGCACGCTCTGGATCCCAGCCGCCATCGGCGCTGCCGGCGGCGTGCTGCTGGCTCTGCTTACCCAGCCCAAGGACACCCTGCCGGTCGGAACGGCCCTTTACTTCGTGATCCGCACCATCCTCAACGCCCTGCGCTCCATCGAGGCCCTGGTGATGGCCATCGTGTTCGTGATCGCCGTGGGCATTGGCCCCTTCGCCGGCATGATGGCGCTGGCCTTGCATACTGTGGTCAGCCTGGCCAAGCTCTACTCCGAGCAGGTCGAGAGCATTGCGGACGGTCCCATGGAGGCGGTGCAGGCCACAGGCGCCAATCGCCTGCAGACCATCATCTACGCCGTCGTCCCGCAGATCATTCCGCCCTACATCGCTTACACACTCTACCGTTGGGATATCAATGTGCGCATGTCCACCATCATCGGTTTTGTGGGCGGCGGCGGCATCGGTTTCCTGCTGCAGCAGAATATCAACCTGCTTAACTACCGCGGCGCCAGCACGCAGATGGTGGCGATTGCCATCGTGGTGGCCACGCTGGACTACATCAGTTCGGTGGTGCGTGAGCGCTATACCTAG
- the phnC gene encoding phosphonate ABC transporter ATP-binding protein — protein sequence MLQIRNLTKVYDSGVVALDDVSFDIPDGQFLAVIGLSGSGKSTLLRCINRLIEPTSGQILWDGVDLVSLSPEEMRRMRRKIGMIFQHFNLVNRSKVLTNVLAGRLGYLNPAFSLINHFPKEDIQKAIQQLERVGIADKANVRADELSGGQQQRVGIARALMQDPSILLADEPVASLDPVLAHSIMKYLELINQEDKVTVICSLHFLDLVHRYSDYVVALNQGKVVFQGEPKKIDDAKFKEIYGKDAERVG from the coding sequence ATGCTACAAATTCGAAACCTGACCAAGGTCTACGACAGCGGGGTGGTTGCCCTCGACGATGTAAGCTTTGACATCCCAGACGGCCAGTTCCTGGCGGTCATCGGCCTTAGCGGTTCCGGTAAATCGACCTTGCTGCGCTGCATCAACCGGCTGATCGAGCCGACCAGCGGCCAGATCCTCTGGGATGGTGTCGACCTAGTCTCGCTTTCCCCTGAAGAGATGCGCCGCATGCGCCGCAAGATTGGCATGATCTTCCAGCATTTTAATTTGGTCAATCGCTCCAAGGTGCTCACCAATGTATTGGCAGGGCGGCTTGGCTACCTCAACCCGGCCTTCAGTTTGATCAATCATTTCCCCAAAGAAGATATCCAAAAAGCCATTCAACAACTCGAGCGCGTCGGCATTGCAGACAAGGCCAACGTGCGCGCCGACGAACTCTCCGGTGGCCAGCAGCAACGGGTCGGCATCGCCCGGGCCTTGATGCAAGACCCCAGCATCCTGCTGGCCGACGAGCCGGTGGCCAGCCTGGACCCGGTGCTGGCGCACAGCATCATGAAGTATCTGGAATTGATCAACCAGGAAGACAAAGTCACCGTGATCTGCTCACTGCACTTTTTGGATCTGGTGCATCGCTATTCGGATTATGTTGTGGCGCTTAACCAGGGCAAAGTCGTTTTTCAAGGGGAACCCAAGAAGATCGACGACGCCAAGTTCAAAGAAATTTACGGCAAAGACGCCGAGCGGGTAGGTTAA
- a CDS encoding PhnD/SsuA/transferrin family substrate-binding protein, with the protein MRNRLTLLLSLLALAAILLSACGPAPVAETPAPEAPVEEAPVEEVPAEPTHNIGTEDNPIKVLFVPSVDTTVIVTGGEVMAAALEEATGLKFEVSVPTSYAATIEEMCASPDNTMGFIPALGYAIANDLCGVDVAFKAVRFGFPVYWAQFLVARDSEFQSLEDLDGASWGYGTLTSTSGYLFPLVTLNGLGVTPGEATETGGHNQAAQAVYNGSVDFGTTFYSVPLDPDGNPAWSYDDWLAGRVTPDMYDVPTDVLDACGPNEDGSRLVCEGWRIADARANIRTEAPDVAQQVRILGLSDEIPNDTLSFGPEFPADLRAQIEAALLAFAETDAWGDSIGNPDFYDWSGIFPASDADYDIIRELLAVTGQSLDDFR; encoded by the coding sequence ATGCGCAATCGCCTCACCCTTTTGCTTAGCTTGCTGGCCCTGGCTGCCATTTTGCTGAGCGCATGCGGTCCCGCCCCTGTCGCGGAAACCCCCGCTCCCGAAGCACCTGTTGAAGAAGCCCCCGTAGAAGAAGTCCCCGCTGAACCCACCCACAACATTGGTACCGAAGACAACCCGATCAAGGTGTTGTTCGTGCCGTCTGTGGACACCACCGTGATTGTGACCGGCGGTGAGGTGATGGCTGCGGCTTTGGAAGAGGCCACCGGCCTGAAGTTTGAAGTGTCTGTGCCCACTTCCTATGCGGCCACCATCGAAGAGATGTGCGCCTCCCCGGACAACACCATGGGCTTCATCCCCGCCCTGGGTTATGCCATCGCCAATGACCTGTGCGGTGTGGACGTGGCCTTCAAGGCCGTCCGCTTCGGCTTCCCGGTCTACTGGGCCCAGTTCCTGGTCGCTCGCGACAGCGAATTCCAGAGCCTGGAAGACCTGGATGGCGCTTCCTGGGGCTACGGCACCCTGACTTCCACCTCTGGCTACCTCTTCCCCCTGGTTACTCTGAATGGTTTGGGTGTGACCCCGGGTGAGGCCACTGAGACTGGTGGACACAACCAGGCTGCTCAGGCTGTGTACAACGGCTCGGTCGACTTCGGCACCACCTTCTACTCCGTGCCGCTCGACCCGGATGGCAACCCCGCCTGGTCCTATGATGACTGGCTGGCTGGCCGCGTGACCCCGGACATGTACGATGTCCCCACCGACGTGCTGGACGCCTGCGGTCCCAATGAAGACGGCAGCCGCCTGGTCTGCGAAGGCTGGCGCATTGCTGACGCTCGCGCCAACATCCGCACCGAGGCTCCGGACGTCGCTCAGCAGGTTCGCATCCTGGGTCTGTCTGACGAGATCCCGAATGACACGCTGTCCTTCGGTCCTGAGTTCCCGGCTGACCTGCGCGCTCAGATCGAAGCCGCTCTGCTGGCTTTCGCTGAGACTGACGCCTGGGGCGATTCGATCGGTAACCCCGACTTCTACGATTGGTCCGGCATCTTCCCGGCCAGCGACGCGGATTACGACATCATCCGTGAGCTGTTGGCTGTGACCGGCCAGTCCCTGGACGATTTCCGCTAA
- the coaD gene encoding pantetheine-phosphate adenylyltransferase — protein sequence MIRALFPASFDPIHNGHIDIALRAAQIFDQVVVAVYSTPQKNLLFPTETRVELVQGAFKTEPKIKVVTYHGLTVEFARQIDAQVIVRGLRALSDFEYEFRMALANRQLAPSIETVSLITSKEHSFLSSTTVREIASLGGDVSSMVPPHVNKALNKRFADIKKNGEAEFEPSPPRD from the coding sequence ATGATTCGAGCCCTGTTCCCGGCCAGTTTCGATCCCATTCACAATGGCCACATCGATATTGCCCTGCGCGCTGCCCAGATCTTTGATCAGGTCGTGGTGGCGGTCTATTCCACCCCGCAGAAGAACCTGCTTTTCCCCACCGAAACCCGCGTCGAACTGGTGCAAGGCGCCTTTAAAACGGAGCCCAAGATCAAAGTGGTCACCTACCACGGGCTGACTGTGGAATTTGCCCGCCAGATCGATGCCCAGGTGATTGTGCGCGGCCTGCGGGCACTCTCCGACTTCGAATACGAGTTCCGCATGGCCCTGGCCAACCGCCAGCTGGCCCCCAGCATTGAGACGGTTTCGCTGATCACCAGCAAAGAACATTCCTTTCTCTCCTCCACCACCGTGCGCGAGATCGCCTCGCTGGGCGGCGATGTCAGCAGCATGGTCCCTCCACACGTCAATAAAGCGCTGAACAAGCGTTTTGCCGACATCAAGAAAAACGGCGAAGCTGAGTTTGAGCCCAGCCCGCCGCGCGATTAG
- the recG gene encoding ATP-dependent DNA helicase RecG, whose translation MKASILKLKKFFRLEAERGYDNRAVMGGLGTMLHAWQAEARAEGIGDALLEAIQTRLHNYAQYSPQERQAALIDTWRRVEAELGLPPSSERIPARRVAKPEKPAKPPAAPKTLTAPRRRPAPARARIKGEPAALDAPTTVLYGVGAVNAQRLEKLGLYTLGDMLYHFPRRYDDYSQLSDMVSLLYGQHVTVMGTVRSIANRPVKGGRRSIVEALVDDGTAALRVSWFNQPWMQRNLSVGSQVVLSGQVDQYLGRLTMSNPEWELADKEQLHTNRIVPVYPLAADLGQRWLRGVMKRVVSYWAPRVPDPLPPELVAAAEVRPLPEALLQVHFPDAPEQLRAARTRIAFDELLLMQLAVLLQKAAWQGQSARRFSVPAGWLPAQTEGLPFALTGDQQAALDDLFKDMASGRPMNRLLQGDVGSGKTVVAALCMALVAAQGAQAAIMAPTSILAEQHYLTLQRLLVRPGGLAADEVRLIIGATPESEKQQIRAGLQDGSIKLVVGTQALIQDPILFAQLELIVIDEQHRFGVGQRAKLRAKGSNPHLLVMTATPIPRSLSLTLYGDLDLSVIAELPPGRREVNTQLMLPGERRRAYDLIRREVQAGRQAFIVYPLIDGEEGEDGETDERKAAVEEQKRLQAEVFPELKLGLLHGRMSAEEKDKAMSALRDGRVQVLVSTTVVEVGVDVPNATVMLIEGADRFGLAQLHQLRGRVGRGGEQSYCILVPNASHGAENERLKALLESNDGFMLAQKDLEQRGPGQFLGKQQSGFLDFRLASLSDARLIDKARRHAEELLAADPHLSQPAHLALAVAVNHYLSDGKGDLS comes from the coding sequence ATGAAGGCGTCGATTCTCAAGCTGAAGAAGTTCTTCCGGCTTGAAGCTGAGCGTGGCTACGACAACCGCGCCGTAATGGGCGGCCTCGGCACCATGCTGCATGCCTGGCAGGCCGAGGCGCGCGCCGAAGGCATCGGCGATGCCCTGCTGGAGGCCATCCAAACCCGCCTGCACAATTACGCCCAATACAGCCCGCAAGAGCGCCAGGCGGCGCTGATCGACACTTGGCGGCGCGTGGAGGCCGAGTTGGGCTTGCCGCCCAGTTCGGAACGCATCCCGGCCCGGCGGGTGGCCAAACCCGAAAAGCCCGCCAAACCCCCAGCCGCCCCCAAGACCCTAACCGCACCGCGCCGCCGCCCGGCGCCGGCCCGCGCCCGCATCAAGGGCGAGCCCGCCGCCCTGGATGCGCCCACCACCGTGCTGTACGGGGTGGGGGCGGTCAATGCCCAGCGTCTGGAGAAGCTGGGCCTGTACACCCTAGGCGATATGCTCTATCACTTCCCCCGTCGTTATGACGATTACAGCCAGCTCAGCGACATGGTCAGCCTGCTCTACGGCCAGCACGTCACCGTCATGGGCACGGTCAGATCGATCGCCAATCGTCCGGTCAAGGGCGGGCGGCGCTCGATTGTTGAGGCCCTGGTGGACGATGGCACCGCCGCCCTGCGCGTCAGCTGGTTCAACCAGCCGTGGATGCAGCGCAACCTCAGCGTGGGCAGCCAGGTGGTGCTCTCCGGCCAGGTGGACCAGTACCTGGGCCGCCTGACGATGAGCAACCCGGAGTGGGAACTGGCCGACAAGGAGCAGCTGCACACCAACCGCATCGTGCCGGTCTACCCGTTGGCGGCCGACCTGGGGCAGCGCTGGCTGCGCGGTGTGATGAAGCGCGTGGTCAGCTACTGGGCGCCGCGCGTGCCTGACCCGCTGCCGCCCGAACTGGTGGCCGCCGCCGAGGTGCGCCCGCTGCCGGAAGCTTTGCTGCAAGTGCACTTTCCCGATGCGCCGGAGCAGCTGCGCGCCGCCCGCACCCGCATCGCCTTCGATGAACTGCTGCTGATGCAGCTGGCCGTACTGCTGCAGAAAGCCGCCTGGCAGGGCCAAAGCGCCCGGCGTTTCTCTGTGCCGGCGGGCTGGCTGCCCGCACAAACCGAGGGTCTGCCCTTTGCCCTCACCGGCGACCAGCAGGCCGCGCTGGATGACCTGTTCAAGGACATGGCCTCCGGCCGGCCGATGAACCGCCTGCTGCAGGGCGATGTCGGCTCCGGCAAGACCGTGGTGGCCGCCCTGTGCATGGCCCTGGTGGCCGCCCAGGGCGCCCAGGCCGCCATCATGGCGCCGACCAGCATCCTGGCCGAGCAGCACTACCTGACCCTGCAGCGTCTGTTGGTGCGCCCAGGCGGCCTGGCGGCGGACGAAGTGCGCCTGATCATCGGCGCCACGCCAGAGAGCGAAAAGCAGCAGATCCGCGCCGGGCTGCAGGACGGCAGCATCAAGCTGGTGGTCGGCACCCAGGCCCTGATCCAGGACCCGATCTTGTTTGCCCAACTCGAACTGATCGTGATCGACGAGCAGCATCGCTTCGGCGTGGGCCAGCGCGCCAAGCTGCGCGCCAAGGGCAGCAATCCGCACCTGCTGGTGATGACCGCCACGCCCATCCCGCGCTCGCTCTCGCTGACCCTCTACGGCGACCTGGACCTAAGCGTCATCGCCGAGCTGCCGCCCGGCCGCCGCGAAGTGAACACCCAGCTGATGCTGCCGGGCGAGCGCCGCCGGGCGTATGACCTCATCCGCCGCGAAGTGCAAGCCGGGCGGCAGGCTTTCATCGTCTATCCGCTGATCGACGGCGAAGAGGGGGAGGACGGCGAAACCGACGAGCGCAAGGCCGCCGTGGAAGAGCAAAAACGCCTGCAGGCGGAGGTCTTCCCGGAGTTAAAACTGGGCCTGCTGCACGGGCGCATGTCCGCCGAGGAGAAGGACAAGGCCATGAGCGCCCTGCGCGATGGCCGGGTGCAGGTGCTGGTCAGCACCACCGTGGTCGAAGTGGGCGTGGACGTGCCCAACGCCACGGTGATGCTCATCGAAGGGGCGGACCGCTTCGGCCTGGCGCAGCTGCACCAGCTGCGCGGCCGGGTGGGCCGCGGCGGCGAGCAATCCTATTGCATCCTGGTGCCCAATGCCAGCCACGGCGCTGAAAATGAGCGCCTCAAGGCCTTGCTGGAAAGCAATGACGGCTTTATGCTTGCACAAAAGGATTTGGAGCAGCGCGGCCCCGGCCAGTTCCTGGGCAAGCAGCAATCCGGCTTTTTGGACTTCCGCCTGGCCTCGCTTAGCGACGCCCGGCTGATCGACAAGGCCCGCCGCCATGCCGAAGAACTGTTGGCGGCCGACCCACACCTGAGCCAGCCGGCTCACCTGGCCTTGGCTGTGGCAGTAAACCATTACCTTAGTGACGGCAAGGGAGACCTTAGTTAA
- a CDS encoding DegV family protein yields MTSVCVVSDSTTLFPNPVFAGRNRVHLLPAAWQGENGAERLKASDFPLSLKSQAALQLATPSAAELEAFFRKLGAHYDGVLMIVHAERFGGLAPVAARAAASLHGSLPVRVIDSGTLGLGLGLLVQAAAEAAEGGLSLADLDLHTRNLSARIYGLLCIPGLSYLQRSGLVNPSQAMVGEYLKITQVYTLEEGELMPSQKTRNARHLVDALHEFLSEFDDLEHVAIMQGVPAFDQETRALRERLLEERGALSISEQTVNAPVASFVGPHSLGIFALER; encoded by the coding sequence ATGACTTCGGTCTGTGTAGTTAGCGACAGCACAACCCTGTTTCCCAACCCTGTCTTCGCAGGACGAAACCGTGTGCATCTCCTGCCCGCCGCCTGGCAAGGCGAGAACGGCGCAGAGCGGCTCAAGGCCAGCGATTTCCCCCTCTCGCTCAAGAGCCAGGCGGCCCTGCAGTTGGCCACGCCCAGCGCCGCAGAGCTCGAAGCGTTTTTCCGCAAACTGGGCGCGCATTACGACGGCGTCCTGATGATCGTGCATGCCGAGCGCTTTGGCGGTCTGGCCCCCGTGGCCGCCCGCGCCGCGGCCAGTCTGCACGGCAGCCTGCCGGTGCGCGTGATCGACAGCGGCACGCTGGGCCTGGGCCTGGGTCTGTTGGTGCAGGCCGCCGCCGAGGCTGCGGAGGGCGGCCTCAGCCTGGCCGATCTGGACCTGCACACCCGCAACCTGTCCGCCCGCATCTATGGCTTGCTGTGCATCCCCGGTCTGAGCTATTTGCAGCGCAGCGGCCTGGTTAACCCTTCGCAGGCCATGGTGGGCGAATACTTGAAGATCACCCAGGTCTACACACTGGAGGAGGGCGAGCTGATGCCCTCGCAGAAAACGCGCAATGCCCGCCACCTGGTGGATGCGTTGCACGAATTTCTCTCGGAGTTTGACGACCTGGAACATGTCGCCATCATGCAAGGCGTGCCCGCCTTTGACCAGGAAACTCGCGCCCTGCGCGAACGCCTGCTGGAAGAGCGCGGCGCGCTCTCGATCAGCGAACAAACCGTCAATGCCCCCGTGGCCAGCTTTGTTGGCCCGCACAGCCTGGGCATTTTCGCCCTGGAACGCTAG
- a CDS encoding DAK2 domain-containing protein, with the protein MTSAEKTQVRETRIVALQQFPVNGMAVKRLAQAGYSWLEANKQTVNALNVFPVPDGDTGTNMTLTMKSAVEEMDKTHADKADEMLNALAQGALMGARGNSGVILSQIWRGFARSVQGKTHLTSEDLAAAFVSARDTAYKGVVRPVEGTILTVIKDMAVSAEEGAAAGDDPIMLLRRVLEASKVSVQRTPEFLPILKEAGVVDSGGKGLSLLMEGMLRWVEGQQLHTAETHVAPISAMNLESSLEAVEEGQDYEVVVDFRPNGELDLPSFYGELEKMGTSIQVGEGEGMYRMHIHVPTDKLYDPINYTLGLGTVTNVAIENLMAQMDEISGKAGLKLTPVQPGQIALVVVAPGAGFAQQFAELGASAIVQGGQTMNPSTADLLAAFENLPGDKVIILPNNKNILMAAKAATEVTVKQAVVVPSRSLPEGLAAVLRHNPDGELDAVVKQMQSAMAEVQTGEITTASRDAEIDGVKVRIGEIIGLHNGKLAISAGDLDTACLQLLGKMQADTAEILVMYYGEDLSLADAESMADKIRTTYPELEVEVQAGGQPHYQFIFSLE; encoded by the coding sequence ATGACCTCAGCTGAAAAAACCCAAGTTCGCGAAACCCGGATTGTTGCCCTGCAGCAATTCCCTGTCAACGGCATGGCGGTGAAGCGCCTGGCCCAGGCAGGCTATTCCTGGCTGGAGGCCAACAAGCAAACGGTCAACGCCCTCAACGTCTTCCCCGTGCCGGATGGTGACACCGGCACCAACATGACGCTGACGATGAAGTCCGCCGTGGAGGAAATGGACAAGACCCACGCGGACAAGGCGGATGAGATGCTCAACGCCCTGGCGCAAGGCGCCTTGATGGGCGCCCGCGGCAACTCCGGCGTGATCCTCTCGCAAATTTGGCGCGGCTTCGCCCGCTCGGTGCAAGGCAAAACTCACCTGACCTCTGAAGACCTGGCGGCGGCCTTCGTTTCCGCCCGCGACACGGCCTACAAAGGCGTGGTGCGCCCGGTGGAAGGCACCATCCTGACCGTGATCAAAGACATGGCTGTGTCCGCTGAAGAAGGCGCCGCGGCGGGCGACGACCCGATCATGTTGCTGCGCCGTGTGCTCGAAGCTTCCAAAGTATCTGTGCAGCGTACGCCGGAGTTTCTGCCCATCCTCAAAGAAGCCGGTGTGGTCGATTCTGGCGGCAAGGGCCTCAGCTTGCTGATGGAAGGCATGCTGCGCTGGGTGGAAGGCCAGCAGTTGCACACCGCCGAGACGCATGTGGCCCCCATCTCGGCCATGAACCTGGAGAGCAGCCTGGAAGCGGTGGAAGAAGGCCAGGACTACGAAGTCGTGGTGGACTTCCGCCCCAACGGCGAACTGGATCTACCCTCCTTTTACGGCGAGCTGGAGAAGATGGGCACTTCCATCCAGGTGGGCGAGGGTGAGGGCATGTACCGCATGCACATCCATGTCCCCACCGACAAGCTCTACGACCCGATCAACTATACGCTGGGTCTCGGCACCGTCACCAATGTCGCCATCGAGAACCTGATGGCGCAGATGGACGAGATCAGCGGCAAAGCCGGCCTTAAGCTCACCCCGGTCCAGCCCGGGCAGATCGCCCTGGTGGTTGTGGCTCCCGGGGCCGGCTTTGCCCAGCAGTTTGCCGAGTTGGGCGCTTCTGCGATTGTGCAGGGCGGCCAAACCATGAACCCCAGCACGGCTGACCTGCTGGCCGCCTTCGAGAACCTGCCCGGTGACAAGGTCATCATTCTGCCCAACAACAAGAATATCCTGATGGCGGCCAAGGCCGCCACCGAGGTCACCGTCAAACAGGCCGTGGTGGTGCCCAGCCGCAGCCTGCCGGAAGGCCTGGCTGCCGTGCTGCGCCACAACCCGGACGGCGAGCTGGATGCGGTGGTCAAGCAGATGCAGAGCGCCATGGCCGAAGTGCAGACCGGCGAGATCACCACCGCCAGCCGCGACGCCGAGATTGACGGCGTGAAGGTGCGCATCGGCGAGATCATTGGCCTGCACAACGGCAAGCTGGCCATCTCGGCCGGCGACCTGGACACGGCCTGCCTGCAGCTGCTGGGCAAGATGCAAGCTGACACTGCCGAGATCCTGGTCATGTATTACGGCGAAGACCTGAGCCTGGCGGACGCCGAGAGCATGGCGGACAAGATCCGCACCACCTACCCGGAATTGGAAGTGGAAGTGCAAGCTGGCGGCCAACCGCATTACCAGTTCATCTTCTCGCTGGAATAA
- a CDS encoding Asp23/Gls24 family envelope stress response protein, whose protein sequence is MPKSEHTSKGSIHITPRAIATIAYQAAIQSYGVVGLASRNFLDGLSNLIVKDPTHGVEVRYEDDAILIDIYVVVEYGTNVKVVADSVAKTVRFHVERALGLPIREANVHVRGLRVS, encoded by the coding sequence ATGCCCAAATCTGAACACACCTCCAAAGGCAGTATTCACATCACCCCTCGGGCGATCGCCACGATCGCTTATCAGGCGGCCATCCAGTCTTATGGCGTGGTCGGCCTGGCCTCTAGGAACTTCCTGGACGGTCTGAGCAACCTGATCGTCAAAGACCCCACTCACGGAGTCGAAGTGCGCTACGAGGACGACGCCATCCTGATCGATATTTATGTCGTCGTCGAATACGGCACCAATGTCAAAGTGGTCGCCGACAGCGTGGCCAAGACCGTGCGCTTTCACGTGGAGCGCGCCCTGGGTTTGCCTATCCGCGAAGCCAATGTGCATGTACGTGGGCTGCGCGTAAGCTAA
- a CDS encoding ribulose-phosphate 3-epimerase — translation MASQPIIAPSILSADFTRLGEQIAEVEQAGAGWIHVDVMDGHFVPPISFGQVILAACRPITQLPLDVHLMVQDPAPMLASFAEAGADQITIHVEACQHIHRSLQTIRQLGCKAGVALNPGTPAGALSELLPLVDVVLVMSVNPGYAGQAFIPEVLPKVVALRQMLNALGSQALIEMDGGIDAQSIPAALAAGVQVFVAGSAVFGHADGPAAGLAALQQVTA, via the coding sequence ATGGCTTCTCAGCCAATCATCGCCCCCTCCATCCTCAGCGCTGATTTCACCCGCCTCGGAGAGCAAATCGCCGAGGTCGAACAGGCCGGCGCCGGTTGGATACATGTGGATGTCATGGACGGGCATTTCGTCCCGCCGATCAGCTTTGGCCAGGTGATCCTTGCGGCTTGCCGCCCGATCACCCAGCTGCCGCTGGATGTGCACCTGATGGTGCAGGACCCGGCGCCCATGCTGGCCTCCTTTGCCGAGGCGGGAGCCGACCAGATCACCATCCATGTCGAAGCTTGCCAGCATATCCACCGCAGCCTGCAAACCATCCGCCAGCTCGGCTGCAAGGCTGGCGTGGCACTGAACCCCGGCACCCCGGCCGGCGCGCTCAGCGAACTGCTGCCGCTGGTGGACGTGGTGTTGGTCATGTCGGTCAACCCCGGCTATGCCGGCCAGGCCTTCATTCCCGAGGTGCTGCCCAAGGTGGTCGCCCTGCGCCAAATGCTCAACGCGCTGGGCAGTCAGGCCCTGATCGAGATGGACGGCGGCATCGACGCCCAGAGTATTCCCGCCGCCCTGGCGGCCGGCGTGCAGGTCTTCGTGGCCGGCAGCGCCGTCTTCGGCCATGCAGACGGCCCGGCCGCCGGCCTGGCCGCCCTGCAGCAGGTCACCGCTTAG